In Macrobrachium nipponense isolate FS-2020 chromosome 13, ASM1510439v2, whole genome shotgun sequence, the DNA window tatatagtatatatatatatatatatatatatatatatatatatatatatatatatatatatatatatatatatatatatatatatatatatatatatatatatatatatatatatatatatatataaatatatatatatatatatatatatatatatatatatatatatatatatatatatatatatatatatatatatatatatatatatatatataatatttggtgACATTTGCATCAGTAAAAATAACGTTTTTTACCCCCCCAGTTACTTTCCACAACGAAAGAGGTTATAAGATCGAGCGAGGTCATTCAGTAACCTCGATGACATTTCAGGTCAAATTCCcatcaaaataaagaagaagaagaagaaagaagaagaagaagaagaaaaagaagtctcCAACGTCTTTCAGTCAGGTCATCAGAGGAGCTGACGCGTGGACGGCTTCAAGAGGTTCGTCAGGGAAGGACCTTGGTCAGAATCTCAGGCCACATTGCCACAATCGACGTCGTCTTGCCCTGTTTCGTAAACAAACCATCGAGGTGTTAGTGAGTGTGTACATGTGTGCTTGTGGGTGGGATTTCCAGCGGGGTTTCCCATCCACCACACAGAAGCTCCTTGAGCTTGAGACGTGTAAGGGGATCAAAGAGCCATTGTAAGGGCCGTGAGATTGCTATTCTTTTTTAATGTGTCTACAGAGAGTTCCCCAGCTGTAGTACTGTGCAGTCAGTTCTCATGGACGGATGCGCATTTTCTACCACGTAAAAATACTTTGTTCTAATGCGCAtgcgtacatacatgtatataatgtatatgatgtatgtatgatgtatgtatgtatatatatatatatatagaaatatatatatatatatatatatatatatatatatatataaacatatatatatgtgtgtgtatataaatgcatgtatatatatatatatacatatctatgtatatatataatatatatctatatatacatatgtatatgcatatacatacatatatatatatatatatatatatatatatatatagatatatacatatatatatacgtatatacgtatatatatatatatatatatatatatatgaataacttgatcacgaagtatataaaacgtgatgctatgtataaataaaggtttttttgccacgaaggaaaaaatgaaaaagcgagatagccgagtactttcggtcctgttcagaccctttactgaggcaaactgattttacaaaggaaaacatagtcaaaagaaggcttaatatccaaactgacactacaagattagcaataagggcgatttcctcgtttctgtagagtgaaatcgcctttattgctaatcttgtagtgtcagtttggatattaagccttcttttgactatgttttcctttgtaaaatcagtttgcctcagcaaagggtctgaacaggaccgaaagtactaggctatctcgctttttcatttttcctccgtggcaaaaaaacctttatatatatatatatatatatatatatatatatatatatatatatatatatatatgtatatatatatatatatatatatatatatatatatatataattgtttgatAAGGACGAatcagcgtatatatatatatatatatattatatatatatatatatatatatatatatgatatatatatatatgtatatatatatatatatatatctatatatatacatatacatatatcacttaTTCGTCCTTATCAAACAATTCACTCTTTCAATAATCAAACCCTTGGACTATTTCCTTTAATGGAGACTTTAAACTCAGTCGCTATGATAATCGCCCTATAAGTCTCTTTCATATTTGATTggtattttacatttaaattctGAATTTACATCATATTAATAATACGAAAtagttaaaatgaatatttcaacagagatctttcaaatTCACTTTTGACCCCTGGTCCCCTTTAACAGCCGAAAACATCAGATTTGCTGAATAGCAGCACCGAATATGCAGCAAATGTGCCTCCtccctgtcgaacttctcagttccagaggtcctttgctcCTCAGACTGTTGGACTTTGGAACTTCCAGCCTCCCAGATGTGAGGATGTcgcgcaattggaacttcttcagaaatcCAAGCGAAGGTGCATTTCATTAATATCCTAAtaatattctccttgcattttaatacgttttttttatttgttaacctatttgtatttattttttaataagttggatcttctttctgtactttcctttacttcctctaggttcctcgttggacgagtgggtttcgcactcggctgccaatccggtggtccgaagttcaaatcCCAGctaggccaacgcggaatcagaggaatttatttctggtgatagaaattcatttctcgatatagtgtggttcggatcccacaataagctgtaggtcccgttgctaggtgaccaattagaTCCTAGCCTCGTgaaaatatctattccttcgggccagatcctaggagagctgttaatcagctcagtggtctggtaaaactaagatatacttgaacgaaaaccagacaagtaataatggatggaaactagaactgaagagatgcaacacatcccattgagggaatttcttcacatacaagatatgtgatacATGGAATAAACTCCCACCAGAAGtagtaaacagcaacagcgtggaagagtttaaaagaaagctaagaaaaatcatgagaacactgtaaatgaacagtaaaacctgctcctaagataagtgagcacacgatgtctcctcggatggactaataagtctttgagacatcctaaccttttaataaaaaaaaaaattctatttgttaattttttgtatCTATATTCTAATAAGTGggatctttctgtattttcctttacttatTCCTGATGAACACCACGTTCTTTGGAatctagaatttcaagtcaattaccCCTGCAGTCttgctctgaataataataataataataataataataataataataaccccagcctgtccctgataaccagttctgctttgataacaccagcccgcccgaaatttccgttgacgacctacagcacgatgaacattggagcagctgctttataataccagcgtgccagaaagaaaaaatcataaggagaattgaaagaatattgtacaaaatcaattctgtgaattctgccattattttcaataaaataataataataataataataataataataatgcaagtaTACTATGTTTCTACACAGAACGAATAAATGTATGGCCACACAGTGCATTTTATAAAGTAGGATTTATTTTACTGACAGATCACGACGTTGATTAGACCTCAAGAATGCTATTTAAACTTTCGATTTCGTAACCATAAACTTGGTATAAAcataacgttaaaaaaaaaatatgagtgaatctccctctctctccctctctctctccccgcatcATTCTCTTGCGCTGGATTAGAATGGAattcaatttaataataataataatgaaggaatcAGCAatgatgtaagtatatatatatatatatatatatatatatatatatatatatatatatatatatatatatatatatgtgtgtgtgtatatatatatatatatatatatatatatatatatatatatatatatatatatatatatatacacaataagaTAGCTTTCGTTTTGTGTATGCTTTTCATAAAtatctacactatttatgtagatatttatctatccattatggatttcttcaccattttagtgactcatgctattgtggtatatttatgaataataataataataataataataataataataataataataataataataataataattataataatattcttcttcttttttaaaaagttataaaaacactATGCCATTACTTTCCAGTAAACATCACCAAAAGATAAAAATCAGATTGAatctgtaaaatatttaaaactggATAAGACCAGGCaacaaatcatcatcatcattattattattattattattattattattattattattattattattattattattattattattttatcacagtcctccagttcgactgggtggtatttatagtgtgaggttccgggcaggatgcaacccagagcCCCACACTTAAAAtacccccagtcgaattggaggactttgataaacaaagcaaaacaacaaaataataataataagaataataataataataataataataataatcataataataataaaaataataataataataataataatgtttgctgCCTGGTCTTATcgatttttgaatattttacagaTTCAATCTGATTTTTATCTTTTGGTGATGAGTGAAAAGTAATGTCAAagtatttttataactttttttaaagaagaagaagaagaagaagaagaagaagaagaagaagaagaagaaaacagtaaacAATGCCTGCCATTCTTCGCCAGCGGCTCGAGCGAGAGGATACAAATATAAGGGAAGCGACCTGAAAACGCAGCGCAGTTCATCGTGAAGAAGgacaagaagtagaagaagagagCCAACGCGCATCTCCACTCTCATACTTAAACTTCGGCGTCTCGCGACCGGGCCACGATGAAGACCTTGCTGGCGACGAAGGGCGTTGCCTCTCTCTTCCTGACGCAGCTCATCGTCGTTGTTTTTTCCTTGGCTGACGCTGCTGCTGCCTACGATAATAAAGTCGATCTCGAAGCCTCCAGCCACACGGGCGACTGCCCCTTGAGTCGTATCGAACTGGATCTCGGAGACCTCATGTCGAGTGTCAACGTCACTCTTAAGGGCCTGGAGAGCTTGTTCGGGCCTCTCACCGAGGGCGAAGGAGTCTACGTCGCCTCCCTCGACGgtaaggaatttttgttttttaggggGAGACATGAGGTGGAGGATGAGTGAAGGGAGATGCTATTGTTGCTGGCTTTTGGAAACTACTTAAAAATGCATGTTGATGAGAAAGCTGAAGTCTCAATTATCTTGCTTCATTTTAGCTGTTtccacaaggagagagagagacagagacagagagagagagacagagagaaagacggGTTGCTCTTTTCCTCTGaaaaccccgagagagagagagagagagagagagagagagagagagagagagagagagaggttgctctTTTCCTCTCTGTAAaacccgaaagagagagagaaaggagaagagagagagaggcgggttgCTCTTTTCCTCTCTGAAAaacccgggagagagagagagatacactatACAATCTCCGACGCGTTTCAGGATCAGCGGCCCAGAACCACCTGGTCAGCCTCCTGGTGAAGAAGATGGAAGCGGAGAACGAGCAGCTGAGGGCGAGGATCTCGGATCTCGAGGTCGAGAAGTCGAGGATCAGCTCTCGAGTCATTGAGTGGAACGAGGAGTACTCGACCAGGGGAGACCAGAAGCAGATGTCGGAGGTCCCTTGCTATTCCTTGCAGTGGTGAGTCAAGAAGAATTGTCCGTTTCTGTGTCCCTGCTGCGTCTTGCATTATGAGACTAATTATGATAGAGTGATTTCACATTCAACATTGGAGTCATGGCAttaatggtacacacacacacacacacacacacacacacacacacacatatatatatatatatatatatatatatatatatatgatatatatatatatatatatatatatatatatatacatacatatacagtgtgcttaagtaaagggtcgcgttagaccaaaagttcttggctctctctccttataattttcctccgtggcaaaacctttatttttacatatacagtgtacatacatacacactcacatacatacatacacacacaatatagacatatatatatatatatattatatatatatatatatatatatatatatatatatatacttgtgacgaagtggcctagagtatctgggtctggataccattaatacttggtacacgaagtagtcaaagatctgtgtctggacaccattgatatttgttaacccaaattgccaattATCTGGTtcctacacttaccatttgtacctgctagtacaagagacccttttattcctgattctgggacaccctttgtacttaggccacagtttgttcaagtacctggttattacttacctcactacagccagacacctgacccttcatcacaaatactaaacgactgaatactctaaaggtgatagtgatcccttatataactgaacagtcaagaaaacaatcagtctaagttcattaaaataggtgtgaggtaatcttaattaaagggcatcactccttctacaatttaaaatctaagtatttccctgattctgatttatttgtgggaaacggcacaattatcactttatatttctacctaaacaaaataaaatatgatacttaatactggttgttaaatgaaatgctcatataaattttaaatacaaacatttgtttctaaattcaaaatttataagtgaaattcacaatctaagggaaattgttattacttgaaaacaaaagtttaattaattcttgaattaattcttaaacaaaattaaatcaaagtttatcaagaaaattaactaaattaaattataaagcaataattaaatttgaaatggaatttaattaaatacaaattaatttgcaagtgttagattcaaacaattacataatagaatattattcaaactaattaaacaaaataaagacaatgcaaaaacataatgcataacatgaaaacaattaaagcattgacagtacaaacattaagcatataaaaatggatatgtcaaaagaacaaagcaaaagataaaggtatataaaaattataattttatccattggtaaaataaaacctcgaagtgcatttcaaaacatttgtaaaaatacctgtttacgcagctgcagcttaaaggcctgttacacaccTTTACACTtttgtgggcgccttcacaaaactaatagaagtaatactatgttcagattccacaaacaacacatacattcagacagttactgagtgaccttcttaaatacaaaattaatgtgagctacgttaagttaatgaaacagcctcgcaaccgagcgagcgcgagagagagattttgagagagagagagagagagacttgagagcaaTGCTACACTCTCTAACGCACACCGCTAtgtctcaaaagcgaatgaatcTTTTATATGCGTAAATATGCGTCATCTCTATAGTGATATTGAGCAGAACGAACAAGGCCCCTTGTTCCGTTACAGGGCCGATCGGGACAataaaaattagcttaactcatctattttcaaggggttgaataacagcaagttctgctcggacaaagcagtctctctctatgttaaacatccttgtagggaaggttctcaaAGGACTCGATGCGGCATGGGAGGTCCCTATGCACGTGTTTgtgccgataaagaaatcagcttagctaagacattctcaaagtgtgacaacaaccctcttcaaaggcttatgagcttccactctctctgtcttacgttacttcaaaatgaaaagtgggactacttaacacatgttatctttaaatttgggaatctgaacacaaaaacatacattacataacatgatacacaggttctgaggtgaattaatcatattaccacaattataattgcattacaaagcTTACattattaataagaaatatatatatatatatatattatatatatatatatatatatatgtgtgtgtgtgtgtgtatgtgtgtgtgtgtgtgtgtgtgtgtgcattctcaTACATTAGGAATATAAACCTTTATATCAagagatagtaaaaaaaaaaggtggggggaacCTTTACATCAAGTCGATATATACATCTTAATTCTTTGCATTTCTCTTCAACACTGAATGATTTCTTCCGCAGGCCTCGAGATTGCCAGGATCTCTTCCATCAGGGGAAAAACGTCAGCGGAATCTACACGATCTATCCACAAAAGTGAGTTGTTTTTCCACATAAGTGAGTTGTTTTTTCTACAGAAGGTCTTTTCACATAAGGAGTTGTTTTTCTACAGAAGGGAGTTGTTTTTTCACATCAGTGAGTTGTTTTTCCACATAAGTGAGCTTTTTTCTACATAAGGTTGTTGTAATTCTGCACAAGGAAAACTTATTTATTTAGCCATATATCAGTGCTTTTTTTCCATGAAGGGTATGTGTTTTTCTACAtaagtgagttttttttaacataagggAGTTGTTTTTCCACATAAATAACTTGTTTAATCAGTTATTCATACAAGGAACCCACAGAAGTAATTTACCACATAAGGGGAGCTTCTTTTTCCAACCACAAGGAAGTAGATAACACAAGAGTTGCTGTTTTTCCACACAATAAGTTGTTTGTCCACATAAGGAACTAGATTTTCCACATAAGGGAGCTGCTTTTTCCACACAATAAGTTGTTTGTCCACATAAGGAACTAGATTTTCCACATAAGGGAGCTGCTTTTTCCACACAATAAGTTCGTGTCATTAAGGAAAACTAGAATTTTCCCACATAGGGAGCTGCTTTTCCACACAATAAGTTGTTTGTCCACATTAAGGGAAAAACCTAGATTTTCCAAATAAAGGGGAGCGCCTTTTTTCCACCCACAATAAGTTGTTTTGTCCACCAAAAAGGAAACTAGATATTTCACATAAGGGAGCTGCTTTCCTTTTTCCAACAATAAGTTGTTTTGTCCCCACAAAAAGGAAGTAGATTTTCCACATAAGGGAGCTGCTTTTTCCACACAATAAGTTGTTTGTCCACATAAGGAAGTAGATTTTCCACATAAGGGAGCTGCTTTTTCCACACAGCAAGTTGTTTGTCCAACATAAGGAAACTAGATTTTTCCACATAATGGGAGCTGCTTTTTCCAAACAATAAGGTTCTTTTTTCCACAATAGAACTAGTTGTTTTCCACAATTAAGGGAAAAGGCTAGAGGAGCGCTTTTTCCACAATAAGGTTGTTTGTCCACCAAAATAGAACTAAAAAGATTCTTTTTCCACAATAAGGGAAAAGGAGATGCTTTTTCACACAATAAGGTGTTTgtcctacaaaaataaaaggaaaactagaTTTTCACACATAAAGGGATTTTTTGCTGCTTTTTCCACACAATAAGTTGTTTGTCCACATAAGGAACTAGATTTTCCACATAAGGGAGCTGCTTTTTCCACACAATAAGTTGTTTGTCCACATAAGGAACTAGATTTTCCACATAAGGGAGCTGCCACATAACTAGCAAGGTTTGTTTTTCAATAAGGAACTAGATTTTCCAACTAAGTAGCTGATCCAAACAACAAGGTTTGTTCATAAGGAACTAGATTTCCCCACATAGGGAGCTGCTTTTTTTCCACACAACATAAGTTGTTTGGGTCACATAAGGAACTAAGATTTCCACATTAAGGGGAAGCTGCTTTTTCCACACAATAAGTTGTTGTCCACATAAGGACCACTAAGGGATTTTTTTCACAATAATGGAAGGCTGTTTTTTTCCCACAAAATTAAGTTCGTTTTCCACCCAATAAGGGAAAGGAGATTTTCCCACATAAGAGAGCTGCTTTTCTTTTTCCACACAGCAAGTTGTTGTCCACATAAAGGAAGTAGATTTTCCACTAAGATAGCTGCTTTTTTTCCCAACAATAAAGTTGTTTGTCCAATAAGGAACTAGGATTTTCCACATTAAGGGAGCTCTTTTTCACACAATAAGTTATTTTTCCGCATTAAGGACACCCTAGATTTCCAATTTTTAAAGAGAGCTTTGGCTTTTTTCCCCCACCACAGCAAGTTGGTTTGGTCCACATTAAGGAAGTTTTAGAGACTTTCCACATAAGAAAGGAAGCTGCTTTTTTCCACACAAGCAAGTTGTTTGTTTTCCACATAAAGGAAGTAGATTTCCACCCAAAGAGAGACTGCTTTTTCCAACCACAGCCAAGTTTGTTTGTCCACATAAGGAAGAGGAATTTTGCCACATAACGGAGGAGCTTGCCTTTGTTTTCCACAACCAGCAAAGTTGTTTTGTCACATAAGGACAGTAGATTTTCCCCACATTAAGGAGAGCGCTTTGTTTTTCCACAGCAAGTTGTTTTTCCACATAAGGAAGTAGATTTTCCACATAAGGAGTGCTTTTTTTCCACACAGGTTTGTCCACATAAGGAGTAGATTTTTTCCTCCACATAAGAAAGATCTGCTTTGATTTGCTTTTTCCACACAGCAAGTTGTTTGTCCACATAAGGAAGTAGATTTTCCACATAAGAGAGCTGCTTTTTCCACACAGCAAGTTGTTTGTCCACATAAGGAAGTAGATTTTCCACATAAGGAGCTTTGCCTTTGCCACACTAGCAagtgttgttttcatttttaaggaAGGTTAGAGATTTTTTCACCTCAACGAAGAGCTGCTTTTTTCCAACACAAGCAAGTGCTTTCTCCACAGAATGTGAGTTTTCTCCACATTAGCGAGTTGTTATTCCCCagggaaaaaaaactcctcaaatggcaacctgattctctctctctctctctctctctctctctctctctctctactctctctctctctctactctccttctctctctctctctctctctctctctctctccctcttttcccAGGTGTGGCTTCGTGGGCAAAAGCGTCCGTGTCTGGTGTGACATGGAGGGAGAAGATGGCGGCTGGACCACCATTTTGCTTAGGAGGAAGCGCGAGCAACAAGTCGACTTCAACAAGGGCTGGCGGTATTACAGGCTCGGGTTTGGCGACCCAGAGACAGAATACTGGATAGGTGAGGGCTTCGTGAGGTCTCTGTCCCTGAGGTGCCTTCTAAAAAGAACTTACAGAGGTCTTTGCTCTACTGATGAGTTTAAAAGGGAACTACCTGAGGTCTGTCCATCTAACACGTTTAAAAGAGAACTCCGCCGACCTAATATATTCAAAAAAGAACTTGCTGAGGTCTCTGTCCCGCTGGTGTGCTTAAAAGAGGACTTACAAAGATCTCTGCCCAGCTGAGGCCTCTTAAAAGAACTTACTAAGGTCTCTGTCCAGCTAATGTGCTTAAAAGAGAACTTCAAAAGATCTCTGTCCAGCTAAGGCCTGTTAAATAAAACTTACTAAGGTCTCTGTCCAATTAATgtgtttaaaaaagaatttatggAGATCTCTGTTCAACTAATGCGTTTAAAAGAGAAATTGCATGTATCTATGCCCCGCTAATGCATTTAAAAAGAACTTACTAAGGTCTCTGTCCCATTGCTGAGTTTAATAAAGAACTTACGGAGGCCTCTGCTCAACTAATGCGTTTAGAAATGAACCTAAAGAGAACTGGTgcctttcaaaaagaacttaCTGAGATCTCTATCTAACTACTgtgtttaaaaaagaatttatggACATCTCTGTTCAACTGATGCGTTTAAAAGAGAAGTTACAGAGGCCTGTGTTATTCCATTAGTGTATTTAAAAAGTACTGACGGATATTTCTGCCCCGCTactaagttataaaaaaaaacttataaagatcTCCGCCAACTAATGCATTAAAAAAAGAACTTACAGATGTCTCTGTAATAGTGACAAAGATCTCTGCCCATCCATAGTGCTTAAAAAAGAACTTGCGGTAGCCTCTGTCCCACAAATGCGTTTTAAAAAGAAATCACAGAGACCTCTGCACAACTAAAGCTTTTAAAAAGTGCTTTACGACACCTCTGTCCAACTACcgttataataaaagaaattacacAGATCTCTGCCCAACTAAAGCTTTTAAAAGGAGCTTAACAACACCTCTGTCCAACTAAcgtaacaataaaagattttgCACAAATCTCTGTCCAACTAAAGCTTTTAAAAGGTGCTTAACGACACCTCTGTCTAACTattgtaataataaaagaaattacatAGATCTCTGCCCAATTAAAGCTTTTAAGAAGTTCTTAACGACACTTCTGTCCAACTAACGTAATAATGAAAGATTTTGCACACATCTCTGTCCAACTAAAGCTTTTAAAAGGTGCTTAACGACACCTCTGTCcaattaatgtaataataataaaagaaattacacAGATCTCTGTCCAGCTAAAGCTTTAAAAAGTGCTTAACGACACCTCTGTCCAACTGatgtaataataaaagatttcacACAGATCTCTGACCAACTAACACTTAAAAAGTGCTTAACGACGCCTCTGTCCaactaatgtaataataataaaagaaatttcacAGATCTCTCCCAatctaaaacttttaaaaagtgtTTAACGACACCCCTGTCCAACTAACGTAATAATGAAACATTTTGCACAGATCTCTGCCCAACTAAAGCTTTTAAAAAGTGTTTAACGACACCCTTGTCCAACTATcgtaataataaaagattttgcACAGATCTCTGTCCAACTAACACTTTTAAAAAGTGCTTAACAACACCTCTGTCCaactatagtaataataaaagattttgcACAAATCTGTCCAACTAAAGCTTTTAAAAGGTGCTTAACGACACCTCTGTCCaattaatgcaataataataataaaagaaattacatAGATCTCTGCCCAATTAA includes these proteins:
- the LOC135225628 gene encoding techylectin-5A-like, with product MKTLLATKGVASLFLTQLIVVVFSLADAAAAYDNKVDLEASSHTGDCPLSRIELDLGDLMSSVNVTLKGLESLFGPLTEGEGVYVASLDGSAAQNHLVSLLVKKMEAENEQLRARISDLEVEKSRISSRVIEWNEEYSTRGDQKQMSEVPCYSLQWPRDCQDLFHQGKNVSGIYTIYPQKCGFVGKSVRVWCDMEGEDGGWTTILLRRKREQQVDFNKGWRYYRLGFGDPETEYWIGNDFLHKMTSERMQMLRVDMKDWNENAVYAEYSSFMVDNADWEYRLHVGGYSGTAGDSLTYHSGMLFSTPDRDNDKHGSVHCAADRKSGFWYNGCEHTGPTNPILPSSVTEKGLHWHHWYNNRQTLKQMSFKIKPASCLA